One region of Salvia hispanica cultivar TCC Black 2014 unplaced genomic scaffold, UniMelb_Shisp_WGS_1.0 HiC_scaffold_362, whole genome shotgun sequence genomic DNA includes:
- the LOC125199038 gene encoding gibberellin-regulated protein 11-like, translating into KNLPISSYFIHSSNNFDELICRYLRISKVEETTLVAKGNNRRLLGFVDCGQECKRRCSLHSRPNVCNRACGTCCQRCKCVPPGTHGNREVCGSCYTDMTTHGNRTKCLNFPLPSFIF; encoded by the exons AAAAACTTACCGATTTCTTCTTATTTCAttcatagtagtaataattttgatgaattgattTGCAGGTATCTTCGGATATCGAAAGTGGAAGAAACCACACTG GTGGCGAAAGGCAATAACAGAAGGCTGTTAGGCTTTGTTG ATTGTGGGCAGGAGTGCAAGAGGAGGTGCAGCTTGCACTCTCGGCCGAACGTGTGCAATAGAGCGTGTGGGACGTGCTGCCAAAGGTGCAAGTGTGTGCCACCTGGCACCCATGGAAACAGGGAGGTTTGTGGATCTTGCTACACCGATATGACCACCCATGGCAACCGGACTAAGTGTCTTAATTTCCCACTACCATCCTTTATTTTCTGA